The Paenibacillus sp. FSL R7-0204 genome includes a region encoding these proteins:
- the treP gene encoding PTS system trehalose-specific EIIBC component produces the protein MAIDRKNVEEIVRAVGGKENIEVATHCVTRLRFSLYDESKVDAAALDRNDLVKGQFSSQGQFQIVIGPGTVDKVYDEMIKLTGGTRSSKDEVKSAAARNQNPLQRAIKTLADIFIPILPAIVTAGLLLGINNLLTGPGIFFSDSLVDVYPQWKDIAAIINTIASTAFTFLPALIGWAAVTRFGGSPLLGIVLGLILVHPDLLSAYGYANASTEGTVPTWNLFGWHLERIGYQGQVLPVLVSAYILARIEKFLDKRVHDSVKLLVVAPVTLLITGFLAFTIIGPVTFGIANAITSGLVYVFDHFAILGGLIYGGFYSLLVITGMHHTFLAVDVQLIGSEGGTFLWPMLALSNIAQGAAALAMMFVIKEQKTKGLAVTSSVSAFLGVTEPAIFGVNIRYRYPFIFGMIGSAIAGVLLTLNQVRATSIGVGGIPGFLSIFPNQWGVFFIGMAIVLIVPFVATVLYGRAVVQRGLNKSEATAGVTAADSSVTAPELSSRSSVQGSQEQEPVNILELASPLNGTAVPLEQVPDPAFAERQMGDGIAIEPSEGKVYAPFDATVAHVIKSKHALILEHASGVQVLIHVGINTVSLKGEGFTTTKQIGDKVRAGELLLEFDMEAIRAAGYPLITPIIIPAGQEMVERIEEQSGPATAKQTRILTVHLKG, from the coding sequence ATGGCTATAGACCGCAAAAATGTTGAAGAGATCGTCCGGGCGGTGGGAGGCAAGGAGAATATTGAGGTGGCTACGCATTGTGTAACGCGCCTAAGATTCTCGCTCTATGATGAGAGTAAGGTGGACGCGGCTGCGCTGGACCGCAATGATCTGGTGAAGGGACAATTCTCTTCCCAGGGGCAATTCCAGATTGTCATCGGACCGGGAACGGTAGATAAAGTATATGATGAGATGATTAAGCTGACCGGCGGTACCCGTTCCTCCAAGGATGAGGTGAAATCAGCTGCAGCCCGCAACCAGAACCCGCTTCAGCGGGCCATCAAGACACTGGCAGATATCTTCATTCCAATTCTTCCGGCAATCGTTACTGCGGGTCTGCTTCTGGGGATCAATAACCTGCTGACCGGCCCGGGGATCTTCTTCAGCGATTCGCTGGTGGATGTCTATCCGCAGTGGAAGGACATTGCTGCTATCATTAATACGATTGCCAGTACGGCATTTACATTCTTGCCCGCACTGATCGGCTGGGCAGCCGTGACCCGCTTCGGGGGCAGCCCGCTGCTGGGGATTGTGCTGGGTCTGATTCTGGTGCATCCAGACTTATTGAGTGCGTACGGCTATGCTAACGCTTCTACGGAAGGAACGGTTCCAACCTGGAATCTGTTCGGCTGGCATCTGGAGCGGATCGGTTATCAGGGACAGGTGCTGCCGGTCCTGGTATCGGCCTATATCCTCGCCAGAATTGAGAAGTTCCTGGACAAGCGCGTCCATGATTCTGTCAAGCTGCTGGTGGTTGCGCCGGTGACGCTGCTGATTACAGGCTTCCTGGCCTTCACGATCATCGGACCGGTTACGTTCGGCATTGCCAATGCCATCACCTCCGGCCTGGTGTATGTATTCGATCATTTTGCCATCCTCGGCGGTCTAATCTATGGCGGATTCTATTCGCTGCTGGTCATTACTGGAATGCATCACACCTTCCTGGCCGTGGACGTTCAGCTCATCGGCAGTGAAGGCGGCACCTTCCTCTGGCCGATGCTGGCACTCTCTAACATTGCCCAGGGTGCAGCCGCACTGGCTATGATGTTCGTGATTAAAGAACAGAAGACCAAGGGGCTGGCGGTGACCTCTTCCGTCTCGGCCTTCCTCGGAGTGACCGAGCCGGCGATCTTCGGGGTGAATATCCGCTACCGCTATCCGTTCATCTTCGGGATGATCGGCTCCGCGATAGCCGGGGTGCTGCTCACGCTGAATCAGGTCCGGGCCACTTCCATTGGGGTAGGAGGGATTCCCGGCTTCCTGTCGATCTTCCCTAACCAGTGGGGCGTATTCTTCATCGGGATGGCGATCGTGCTGATCGTGCCTTTTGTCGCCACTGTGCTATATGGCCGGGCAGTTGTGCAGCGTGGACTGAACAAATCGGAAGCAACAGCAGGCGTAACAGCAGCCGATTCTTCCGTTACAGCCCCTGAGCTAAGCAGCCGCAGCTCCGTACAAGGCTCGCAGGAGCAGGAGCCGGTGAATATCCTGGAGCTGGCGTCACCGCTTAACGGAACGGCGGTGCCGCTGGAGCAGGTTCCTGATCCCGCTTTTGCTGAGCGACAGATGGGGGATGGAATTGCCATTGAACCTTCCGAAGGCAAGGTCTATGCTCCCTTCGATGCTACGGTAGCCCACGTGATTAAGAGCAAGCACGCGCTGATTCTGGAGCATGCCAGCGGAGTTCAGGTGCTGATCCATGTCGGGATTAACACCGTGTCGCTCAAAGGCGAAGGGTTCACGACAACTAAGCAGATCGGCGATAAGGTACGGGCTGGAGAGCTTCTGCTGGAATTCGATATGGAGGCTATACGTGCCGCCGGATATCCCTTAATTACTCCTATTATCATCCCTGCCGGGCAGGAGATGGTGGAGCGGATCGAGGAGCAGAGCGGACCGGCCACGGCGAAGCAGACCCGTATTCTAACCGTTCATCTTAAGGGTTGA
- the treR gene encoding trehalose operon repressor yields the protein MRENIFLQIYTEYSSHIQSGQLAPGTKLPSESELAEAYKTSRETVRKALNLLYREGYINKIKGRGSFVLDMTRMDFPVTGLISFQELTGTLGVPSRTLVEETVLEPAGSLLARQLQLAGETPVWKVIRAREIEAERIILDKDYFRSDIVPFLSKEIAEGSIYEYLEVELGLKISYAKKLISVEPVTGEDQRLLDLKQYQHIVVVRNYVYLENTVLFQYTESRHRLDKFQFVDFARRVRR from the coding sequence ATGAGAGAGAATATATTTTTGCAGATCTATACGGAATACAGCAGCCATATCCAGTCCGGCCAGCTCGCGCCCGGAACCAAGCTGCCCTCTGAGAGTGAACTGGCGGAGGCTTATAAGACATCGCGGGAGACGGTGCGCAAGGCGCTGAATCTTTTGTACCGCGAGGGCTACATTAACAAAATCAAAGGCAGGGGCTCGTTCGTGCTGGATATGACGCGGATGGATTTTCCCGTAACCGGACTGATCTCATTCCAGGAGCTGACGGGGACGCTAGGGGTTCCCTCGCGGACACTGGTAGAAGAGACGGTCCTGGAGCCGGCAGGCTCCCTGCTGGCCCGGCAGCTGCAACTCGCTGGAGAGACTCCGGTATGGAAGGTCATCCGCGCCAGAGAGATTGAAGCCGAGCGGATTATTCTGGACAAGGACTATTTCCGGTCCGATATCGTTCCCTTCCTCAGCAAGGAGATCGCAGAAGGCTCCATTTATGAATATCTGGAGGTTGAACTGGGTCTGAAGATCAGTTATGCCAAAAAGCTGATCTCCGTTGAGCCCGTGACCGGGGAGGATCAGCGCCTGCTGGACCTGAAGCAATACCAGCATATTGTCGTGGTGCGGAACTATGTGTATCTGGAGAATACCGTGCTGTTCCAATATACCGAATCCCGGCATCGGCTGGACAAGTTTCAGTTTGTGGATTTTGCCAGAAGGGTTAGGCGGTGA
- a CDS encoding glycoside hydrolase family 43 protein, with protein sequence MNVRNPVIAGYYPDPSVVRVNEDFYLINSTFEYFPGVPIFHSRDLIDWTPIGHVLTRQSQLDLRTTKSSSGIYAATIRYHAGRFYMITTDVRGIGNFYVTADKPEGPWSDPVLLPHGGIDPSLFFDDDGRAYVTVQNGAGYESHIIQYEIDPLSGEVLSEPVNIWSGDDGPWVEGPHLYKIKGAYYLMTASGGTAGDHREIIARSSHPYGPFEDKPEPILTHRGLKDHPVQCLGHADLVEDTSGQWWAVFLGMRPVEGRYSPLGRETFLAPVTWTEDGWPMIDNNEGTVIAADESSLEDQVLRFTPGDGFGPEWAFLRAYEAERYSWTERDGSLTVHGNAYTLDDEAPAVFACLRQQHHRMELGVSLDFTPVTEGEHAGLAARLNNRGYLFWGLTCRNGRRVMELVVKNGEERQVHQYEVSGQGAVQLRLRCDGHHYHCSYSADGVSWHEVPETVHVSVLSPEVNGGFTGVCLGAHASGNGTEDASPAYYEGFYYSNIKGDAL encoded by the coding sequence ATGAATGTGCGGAATCCCGTAATTGCCGGGTATTATCCGGACCCCAGTGTGGTCCGTGTGAATGAAGATTTCTATCTGATTAACAGTACCTTTGAATATTTTCCGGGTGTGCCTATCTTCCATAGCAGGGACCTGATCGACTGGACCCCCATAGGGCATGTGCTGACCCGCCAGTCCCAGCTGGATCTGCGGACCACCAAGAGCTCGTCAGGCATCTACGCCGCCACCATCCGCTATCATGCCGGGCGATTCTACATGATTACAACCGATGTCAGAGGCATCGGCAATTTCTATGTGACTGCGGACAAGCCCGAGGGGCCCTGGTCTGATCCGGTTCTGCTGCCGCACGGGGGCATTGATCCTTCCCTGTTCTTCGATGATGACGGGCGCGCCTATGTTACGGTGCAGAACGGTGCAGGCTATGAATCGCATATTATCCAGTACGAGATTGATCCGTTGTCCGGCGAAGTGCTGTCAGAGCCGGTCAACATCTGGAGCGGAGATGACGGCCCGTGGGTTGAAGGCCCGCATCTGTACAAAATCAAGGGTGCCTACTACCTGATGACCGCCTCAGGCGGCACGGCGGGCGATCACCGGGAGATTATTGCCCGCAGCAGCCATCCTTACGGCCCGTTCGAGGACAAGCCGGAGCCGATCCTGACCCACCGGGGACTGAAGGACCATCCCGTCCAATGCCTTGGACATGCCGATCTGGTGGAGGATACGTCCGGTCAGTGGTGGGCGGTCTTCCTGGGCATGCGTCCCGTGGAAGGCCGGTATTCCCCGCTGGGCCGGGAGACCTTCCTGGCTCCGGTCACCTGGACAGAGGACGGCTGGCCGATGATTGACAATAATGAAGGCACCGTTATAGCCGCTGACGAGTCCAGCCTGGAGGACCAGGTGCTGCGCTTTACGCCAGGGGACGGCTTCGGGCCGGAGTGGGCTTTCCTCCGCGCCTATGAAGCGGAGCGTTATTCCTGGACCGAGCGCGATGGCAGCCTGACCGTGCACGGGAATGCTTACACGCTGGACGATGAAGCACCGGCTGTGTTCGCATGCCTACGCCAGCAGCATCACCGGATGGAGCTGGGCGTCAGCCTTGACTTCACGCCGGTGACCGAAGGTGAGCATGCCGGACTGGCTGCGCGGCTGAACAACCGGGGATATCTTTTCTGGGGACTTACTTGCCGCAACGGCCGCCGGGTGATGGAGCTTGTAGTGAAGAACGGTGAGGAGCGGCAGGTTCACCAGTATGAGGTAAGCGGTCAAGGTGCCGTTCAGCTTCGCCTCCGCTGCGACGGCCATCACTACCACTGCTCCTATTCGGCAGATGGAGTGTCCTGGCATGAAGTCCCGGAGACGGTTCATGTATCGGTCCTGTCCCCGGAAGTCAATGGCGGCTTCACCGGTGTCTGCCTTGGCGCACATGCCTCGGGCAATGGAACAGAGGATGCCAGCCCTGCTTATTATGAAGGATTTTATTATTCCAATATCAAAGGAGATGCCTTATGA